CAGCGCAATCCGATCTCCGATCCGGAGGTTGTGGAAGCCGTCCTCGCCGCCCTGGACCGCCTCGACACCGACCGGGAGGCGCGGGTCGCCGTGCTGACCGGCGCCGGCTCGGTCTTCTCCAGCGGCGGCAACATCAAAGCCATGGGCGAGGCCGGCGGCCTGAGCGACTCCCTCCCCGCCCGCACGCGCCTCAATTACAAGCAGGGTATCCAGCGCATTCCCCTCGCGTTCGAGCGCCTGGAAGTCCCGGTCATCGCGGCGGTGAACGGCCCGGCGGTCGGGGCCGGCTGCGACCTCGCCTGCATGTGCGACATCCGCATCGCCTCCGAGGCGGCGTGGTTCGCGGAGAACTTCGTCACCCTGGGCCTGATGCCGGGCGATGGCGGGGCGTGGCTGCTGCCGCGCGTGGTGGGCTTCTCGAAGGCGTGCGAGATGGCGCTCACGGGCGGGCGGGTCGCGGCGGCCGACGCCCTCGCCTGCGGGCTCGTCTCGCGGGTGGTCCCGGCCGACCGGCTCCTCGAGGAGGCGCGCGGCCTCGCCCGGCGGATCGCGGCGAACCCGCCCCATGCCGTGCGCATGACCAAGCGGCTCCTCTGGGCCGGGCGCTCGGGGCGGCTCGACCAGCATCTGGAGACGGCCGCCGCCATGCAGGCCCTCGCCCATGCCACCGCCGACCACCGGGAGGCCGTGGCGGCCTTCCTGGACAAGCGCCCGCCGACCTTCGTGGGGGCGTGAGGATGCCGGGGCTGTTCCTCGAAGATTTCACCGACGGGCTGGTGATCGACGCCGAATGGCGGCGCACGGTCACCGAGGCCGACAACGTCCTGTTCTGCGGCATGACGATGAACGTCGCCCGGGTCCATCTCGATGCCGATCACATGACCGGCAGCGAGTTCGGCAGGCCCCTGGTCAACTCGCTCTACACGCTCGGCCTGATGATCGGCATGAGCGTGCACAACACCACCTTCGACACGACCGTGGCCAATCTCGGCATGACCGACGTGACGTTTCCTCGCCCGGTCTTCGTGGGCGACACCCTGTCCGTGCGCACCACCGTCCTGGGAAGCCGGGAGAGCCGGTCGCGGCCGGATGCGGGGATCGTCACCTTCCGCCACGAGGCATTCAACCAGCGGGGCGAGACCGTCGCCCTCTGCACCCGCTCGGCGCTGATGCGCCGCCGCCCCGTGGAGGCACGGTCATGAAGCTGCGGACGCTCCTGTTCGCCCCCGGCGATTCCCCCCGCAAGATCGCCAAGGCTCTGGCTGCGGGGGCTGACGGCACGATCCTGGATCTCGAGGACTCGGTCGGGGCGGCGGGCAAGGACGCCGCCCGCGATCTCGTGGCTGCGACGCTCGCCGGCCTCGACCGCGACGATGTCCTGATCCGGATCAACGCTCGGACGACCCCCTGGCATCTCGCCGACCTCGCGGCGGCGGTGAAGGCGCGGCCGGCCGCGATCGTCCTGCCGAAATGCGCCGGTCCGGCGGATCTGTCGATCCTCGATCACCAGATCTCGGCGCTGGAGGTTGCTTACGGCCTGCCGCAGGGGAGGATCGCGATCCTGCCTCTGGTGACGGAGACCGCAGCGTCGATCCACGGGCTCGACTATCGCGGCGTGTCCTCCCGCCTGGTGGCCCTCGCCTTCGGTGCCGAGGATATCGCCGGCGACCTCGGCGTTGCGCCGCGTAACGGGGCGGGCCTCTATTCGGCGCCGGTGATGCAGGCCAGGGCGATGACGCTGCTCGCGGCCACAGCCGCGGGCGTCCCTGCCATCGATACCCCGTTCACCGATCCCCGGGACGCAGCTGGGCTCGACCGCGAAGCCCGCGCGGCTGCCGAGGACGGCTTCTCGGGCAAGTTCTGCATCCACCCAGACCAGATCGATCCGGTGCGGCGAGCCTTCACGCCGGGGCCGGAGCGGATCGCCTGGGCTCGGGCGGTGCGCGACGCCTTCGCGGCGTCGCCCGACGCGGGCGTGCTCACCCTGGACGGACGCATGATCGAGGCCATGCACCTGCGGCTGGCCCACAAGATCCTCGCTCAGGCGGATGCCGGGGACGATTCTGCCTAAGTGCCGCCGTCAGCGCGGCGGCATGCGCAGGGCGCCGTCGAGGCGGATCACCTCGCCGTTGAGCATCGGGTTCTCGCAGATGTGCTTCACCAGCGCCGCGTATTCGGACGGACTGCCGAGGCGCGGGGGGAAGGGCACGGTCTTCCCGAGGCTCTCCTGCACATCCGCCGGCAGGCCCGCCATCATCGGCGTCTCGAAGATGCCCGGCGCGATCGTGACCACGCGGATGCCGTGGCGGGCGAGTTCGCGGGCCACCGGCAGGGTCAGTGCGGCGACGCCGCCCTTCGAGGCGGCATAGGCCGCCTGCCCGATCTGCCCGTCGAAGGCGGCGATGGAGGCGGTGTTGACGATCACGCCACGCTGGCCGTCCGCCTGCGGCTCCTCCCGCGAGATGGCATCGGCGGCGAGCCGGATCATGTTGAAGGTGCCGACGAGATTGATCGCGATCGCCCGGGCGAAGCTGTCGAGCCGGTGAGGGCCGTCGCGGCCGACGACCTTCTCGCCGGGGGCGACGCCGGCGCAGTTCACCAAGCCGTGGAGGTGGCCGAACGCATCGAGGGCGAGGCGCACGGCGGCCTGCCCATCGGCCTCCTGGGTCACGTCGCACGGGGAGAAGCGCGCCGCCTCGCCGAGCTCCGCCGCGACCTGTTCGCCGGACTCGCGGCCGATATCGGCCAGCACCACGCGCCCGCCCTCGGAGACGAGCATCCGGGCCACCGCGGCGCCCAGGCCGGACGCCGCCCCGGTCACGAGGAAGATGCGGTCCTTGATCATCGCGATTCACCGTGCGTCTGGGGCGAGCAGGTCCTCGACCTGGTCGTTGAGGTAGGTGAGCTTGTGGCGCTGGAGCTTCTCGGTCTCGGTCTTCGGCAGCGTGTCGAGGAACTCGACGTAGCGCGGGAGCATGAAGGCCGGAAGATGCGCGGCGAGATAGGCGCGGACGGCGCCGGCCTGGAGCGCCGCATCACCGGCGCGCACCACTGCGACCTTGATCTCCTCGCCCAGGATCGGATCCGCCACCGCGACCGCCGCGCAGTCCAGGACGCCCGGAAGCTTGAGCAGGCGGCTCTCGATTTCGGCGGGCGCGATCATCTCCCCGGCGCGGCGGATCAGCTCCTTCGAGCGGCCCTGGAACCAGAGATAGCCGTCGGTATCGAACCGGCCGAGGTCTCCGGTGTGGAACCAGAGGTTCCGGCACGCCTCGGCGAGCTTGTCCGGCTGGCGATAGTAGCCCGACAGGATCACGTCGGGCTCTCGGGGACGCACCACGATCTCCCCGGCCGCGTCTGGGCCGATGATCCGGTCGTCGGCATCCACCACGCGCACCTCCATGTCCGGCCGGGGTTGGCCGCAGGATCCGTGGCGCGTGTGGGTGAGCGTGTTGGCGGTCACCCAGCCGCCGATCTCGGTCATGCCGTAGAGCTCGTGGACCTTGATGCCGAACCGCTCCTCGACCTCGTGCCACACGGAGAGCGGCGCGCCGCCGCCGAGGCAGAAGCGAAGGATGTGATCCCGCTGCGGCTTCGTGTGGCGGGCGGCGAGGATCGCCAGCACCGTTCCGACGAAGGTGAAGCCCGTGGCTCCGAACTTCGCCGCGTCCTCGAAGAACCGGCCCGCCGAGAACCGCTCCCGCAGGACCAGGGCCGAACCGACTTGGAGGGCCGACATCACCGCGTACATCTGCGGGTTCGCGTGGAACAGGGGCAAGACCACCATGCAGCGATCCGCAGGGGTGAGCCCCACCATCGCGACGGTGTGGCGCCCGGCAGCCAGATAGGCGGCATGGCTGTTCACGACGCCCTTCGGCGCCCCGGTCGTGCCCGACGTGTAGAGGATCGTCGCGGGCGCCGAGGCCGGACGTTCCGCCAGCGCCGTCGGCAGGGGCCATCCGGCGGCCTCGGCCAGGAAAGCACCCTCGCCCCGGATCCGTAGGAGCGGCATGTCCGGCGTGGACTCGCCGAGGCCGGCGAAGGGACCGTCCAGGAACGCATCGTCCGCGATCAGCAGCCGGGCATCCGACTGGCGCAGGACGTAGGCCAGCCCGTCCCCGACGAGGGCGGGATTGATGGTCACCGCCACCGCGCCGGCGGCCATGATCCCGAACCACGCGACCAGATAGGCTGCCGAGTTGCCGGCGGCCAGGGCGACGTGATCGCCGGATCGGATCCCCTCCCCGGCCAAGCGCCCGGCTGTGCGCAGGGCCGCTTCATGGATCGCCGCGTAGCCGTGGACGCCATCCTCCGTCACGGCGAAGGGCCGGTCGGGCGTCGCGGCGGCGTGCGCGGCGAGGAGGTCGGTGATCATCGCGGGCGCGGTCATGGCTGCACCGCCGGACCCAGATGCGAGAGGAGATACTTGCCGATGGTGTTGCGCAGGATCTCGGCGGAGCCCCCCGCGATCTCGTAGGCCTTGGCGTCGCGCAGGTAGCGGCCGAACGGCGCCGTCTCCATCGTGCCGTAGGCCCCGCAGATCTGCACCGCCTGGGAGGCGACCTGCGTCGCCACCGCGGCCGCCTTGAGCTTGGCCTCGCTGCCGTAGCGCTCCGTCTCGAGACCGTCGTCGAGGGCCCGTGCGGCCCGGTAGACGAGCAGCCGCGCGGCATCGATCTCGCTCAGCATGTCGGCGAAGTACCACTGAATGCCCTGGAACTCCGCGACCCGCTTGTCGAAGGCGCGGCGGTTGCCCGCGAAGGCAAGGGCACCGTCGAAGGCCGCCCGGGCGATGCCGATGCTGATGGCCGCCGCCAGGGTGCGCGAATAGTTCAGGGTGCCGACCGCTTGGCGGATGCCCTTGCCGTCGGTGCCGATGAGCGCGTGCTCCGGCAGCCGCACGCCGTCGAGGACGAGGTTCACGTGCGGCCCGTTGCGCAGGCCGAAGGTGGCCGAGTTGGTGCCGACATAGGTGGAGAGGCCCGGCGTGTCCCCCGGCACGGCAAAGGCCGAAATGCCCGCCTGGGTCTCGGCGAGGATGATGAAGAACTCCGCGCCCGACCCCGAGGTGATGAACGACTTCTCCCCCCGGATCGTCCAGCCCGCCCCCTCCCGCACGGCCTTGGTGTCGAGGCTGCGGATGTCGCTGCCGTGGCTCGCCTCCGTCAGGGCGTAGGAGGAGATCAGCCCCTCCGCGAAGCGCGGCAGGTACTCGATCTTCAGCCGGTCCGAGCCGAAGAGCTTAAGGATCGTCTGCGCCTGGAAGATCGTGATCAGCGAGATGCCGACCGCCGCGCTGGCGTAGGAGACCTCCTCGAAGATCGCCGCCGCATGGCCGTAGCCGAGGCCGCCGCCCCCGTAGCGCGGCTCCGTCGTCGCCGCGTTGTAGCCGGCCACCGCGAGCGCCTTCACGAGGCCCGTGGGGTAGACGTCCTCCCGGTCGATCGCGTCGGCCTCGGGGGCGATGTGCGCCGCCGCGAAGGCCCGAAGGCCTTCGACATAGGCGGGATCGATGCAGGGCTGCCACAAGCTCACGATGCGTCACCCCTCTGGAGCCTCGATCGACCGCCCGCCGCACGGGCCGCGGCTATAATCGCCCATTTGATTTCGAAGATCGCATGGGTGATGAATCTCGGATCATGGCCAGACCGCGCAAGCCGAAGCCCGAGGGGTCCCAAGTCAAGTCCGCCACGCGGGTCTTGGACATCCTGGAATATTTCGACCGCATCGAGCGGCCCGCCACCGTGTCCGAGATTTCCCGCGCCCTGGAGATCCCCCAGTCGAGCACATCGATGCTCGTGGGATCCCTGATCGACCGAGGCTATCTCGCAGACACGGCCGATGGGCGTGCCGTCGTCCCGACCGCGCGCGTTCCGCTGCTGGGACGGTGGGTCCATGTCGGTGTCACCGACGGCCGTATCGCGCAGATGATGCACGATCTCAGCCTGCGGACGGGCGAGACGGTCCTGCTCGGCATCGCCACGGACATCGTTGCCACCTACATCGATGCCATTCCCGCCACCAAGCCGATGCGCCTGCACATCACCCGCGGCACCGTGCGCCCGCTCGCGACATCCGGCATGGGCGTG
The sequence above is drawn from the Methylobacterium mesophilicum SR1.6/6 genome and encodes:
- a CDS encoding crotonase/enoyl-CoA hydratase family protein — protein: MTDPILYEASEGIVTLTINRPEQRNPISDPEVVEAVLAALDRLDTDREARVAVLTGAGSVFSSGGNIKAMGEAGGLSDSLPARTRLNYKQGIQRIPLAFERLEVPVIAAVNGPAVGAGCDLACMCDIRIASEAAWFAENFVTLGLMPGDGGAWLLPRVVGFSKACEMALTGGRVAAADALACGLVSRVVPADRLLEEARGLARRIAANPPHAVRMTKRLLWAGRSGRLDQHLETAAAMQALAHATADHREAVAAFLDKRPPTFVGA
- a CDS encoding MaoC family dehydratase produces the protein MPGLFLEDFTDGLVIDAEWRRTVTEADNVLFCGMTMNVARVHLDADHMTGSEFGRPLVNSLYTLGLMIGMSVHNTTFDTTVANLGMTDVTFPRPVFVGDTLSVRTTVLGSRESRSRPDAGIVTFRHEAFNQRGETVALCTRSALMRRRPVEARS
- a CDS encoding HpcH/HpaI aldolase/citrate lyase family protein, giving the protein MKLRTLLFAPGDSPRKIAKALAAGADGTILDLEDSVGAAGKDAARDLVAATLAGLDRDDVLIRINARTTPWHLADLAAAVKARPAAIVLPKCAGPADLSILDHQISALEVAYGLPQGRIAILPLVTETAASIHGLDYRGVSSRLVALAFGAEDIAGDLGVAPRNGAGLYSAPVMQARAMTLLAATAAGVPAIDTPFTDPRDAAGLDREARAAAEDGFSGKFCIHPDQIDPVRRAFTPGPERIAWARAVRDAFAASPDAGVLTLDGRMIEAMHLRLAHKILAQADAGDDSA
- a CDS encoding 3-hydroxyacyl-CoA dehydrogenase, which gives rise to MIKDRIFLVTGAASGLGAAVARMLVSEGGRVVLADIGRESGEQVAAELGEAARFSPCDVTQEADGQAAVRLALDAFGHLHGLVNCAGVAPGEKVVGRDGPHRLDSFARAIAINLVGTFNMIRLAADAISREEPQADGQRGVIVNTASIAAFDGQIGQAAYAASKGGVAALTLPVARELARHGIRVVTIAPGIFETPMMAGLPADVQESLGKTVPFPPRLGSPSEYAALVKHICENPMLNGEVIRLDGALRMPPR
- a CDS encoding class I adenylate-forming enzyme family protein → MTAPAMITDLLAAHAAATPDRPFAVTEDGVHGYAAIHEAALRTAGRLAGEGIRSGDHVALAAGNSAAYLVAWFGIMAAGAVAVTINPALVGDGLAYVLRQSDARLLIADDAFLDGPFAGLGESTPDMPLLRIRGEGAFLAEAAGWPLPTALAERPASAPATILYTSGTTGAPKGVVNSHAAYLAAGRHTVAMVGLTPADRCMVVLPLFHANPQMYAVMSALQVGSALVLRERFSAGRFFEDAAKFGATGFTFVGTVLAILAARHTKPQRDHILRFCLGGGAPLSVWHEVEERFGIKVHELYGMTEIGGWVTANTLTHTRHGSCGQPRPDMEVRVVDADDRIIGPDAAGEIVVRPREPDVILSGYYRQPDKLAEACRNLWFHTGDLGRFDTDGYLWFQGRSKELIRRAGEMIAPAEIESRLLKLPGVLDCAAVAVADPILGEEIKVAVVRAGDAALQAGAVRAYLAAHLPAFMLPRYVEFLDTLPKTETEKLQRHKLTYLNDQVEDLLAPDAR
- a CDS encoding acyl-CoA dehydrogenase family protein, producing the protein MSLWQPCIDPAYVEGLRAFAAAHIAPEADAIDREDVYPTGLVKALAVAGYNAATTEPRYGGGGLGYGHAAAIFEEVSYASAAVGISLITIFQAQTILKLFGSDRLKIEYLPRFAEGLISSYALTEASHGSDIRSLDTKAVREGAGWTIRGEKSFITSGSGAEFFIILAETQAGISAFAVPGDTPGLSTYVGTNSATFGLRNGPHVNLVLDGVRLPEHALIGTDGKGIRQAVGTLNYSRTLAAAISIGIARAAFDGALAFAGNRRAFDKRVAEFQGIQWYFADMLSEIDAARLLVYRAARALDDGLETERYGSEAKLKAAAVATQVASQAVQICGAYGTMETAPFGRYLRDAKAYEIAGGSAEILRNTIGKYLLSHLGPAVQP
- a CDS encoding IclR family transcriptional regulator, translated to MGDESRIMARPRKPKPEGSQVKSATRVLDILEYFDRIERPATVSEISRALEIPQSSTSMLVGSLIDRGYLADTADGRAVVPTARVPLLGRWVHVGVTDGRIAQMMHDLSLRTGETVLLGIATDIVATYIDAIPATKPMRLHITRGTVRPLATSGMGVLLLSGMSDAEVEARIARVNRFREGRDEPLVELAAVRAEIAAVRARGYALSMDRVVAGAGIVGMLLPDSVAGQPIGLGLGGLSSTIEAQSEFLVAELRAAIARHLG